The sequence TAGTTCAATttgagaaaatggcgcttgcggtgggaacttcggttgttgcgctggcgttgctcgaggaggaagggGAGCGGGTGGCGGTGGGAAACGCCTTTGAAGAAATGGCCGAACGCAAGTTCCGGCCTcgcttttgtttctcgaaacaaatagcgCGTTGGTTGTACAAacaaatcgaccccatcatcggtgccagcgagcctcTGCAATATTGTTGCTGTCTCTTGAAATGTGCGCCACTGTTggcgtcgtttcttttttctttttctcctcgctgTGTGCGACACCACCAagggacgacgcagagaaactaattGTTATCAATTGTAGTATTCACACGTACTACTTGAAAAAgcttgaaagaaaagaaaaatacatttttagttaaagatttcattcattggaagacgagaaacagggtgtctaccaagttgacatttccaaattccctgagtttttcaggttttccctgagtgccattgcaaatttgccggagtgatgcagaactatgttttatgtcaagacggactgaaaccatatcgcctgatgctgtcactctctagtaagcacatgaaaaaaataaaaacgtgacttaatccaatttgaatagtaAGTACCAGTGTAtacgttattcaaaaagagaatagaaggcatgggttattaaaatgcacagcaaataaagtgtcttcgaaaaaaattgcaaacggGGTCGGACATTATCGAATAGGAATAAAAAGtagatgcatatagaagcaaatattttcgaatatcagctatttctatcaactgatagcaacctcAGCGGGATCGggatgaggcccgaactctgtcacaatgagattctctctcaacagctcgtaagtcaacctcaactgtcctgacatactctcagcccgcgcacgacgcgcgagtgttgtgtttcactgctttaaagagtttgttttggtttggatgagggacacctgcttCTCGGCATCTGCCAAAACattattttttgagctcaagctccttcaaagcggcggcagcaagcttccattcccgtttattcctcaatgcgtaggtcatttgtgttcttgtccgccttccgccactcgttcgccccaaggaccatttgaagcatcttggtcagttgcacagtccaagaCCGATTTTTCTAACTcgctaggggccgcgaaaacgtccgaaaaatcggccagttcgaaaaaaataaatccgtgtcatttactgcccttaggggctcaaaccgccacaggcacgttcgaaaacgctctgaaggcctgtcggtacacatattaggcatatcgatgctcgtactgtgacaggaaataccgggtgcctgcgtgtataattaaggaatacatactgtgttccgtggacccttcccacgcttgttatgcttcactgcaatacttttgcggaagcttcaccaagtaacacttctgtacagaggcgaagctgactttcgggaaccggcattacaCAATGCACCGCACCGTGCTTTcgaagcttcgaagccaatcgcgaggattgcAAAGGCGAAGTCCGTACCATTGCTGaccagcagcgaattctttcaatagaaaacacggcacccaacggcaagacgCTGCATAGCGAACGTCGCCGCAttggtggttacggctgccagcggatctgcgtacgagagcgccggttcgaggcggcgaggtaatcacaATGGCAGCGGTGATGGCTTTTATTAATACCGtgtcggacctgcggtcacggcaaaacgtccggaagttcggacggcgaagagttcttgcgtggGGAATTTCACACGTTtttatacgttgactctatggggtacgtggcggggccgcgaagccgtccaaattatcgggaatctggAAATTTGCTCGTTGACTACACTGGCAACACCTCCTGCcgacgacagggcatcaaagactatttattacgattcctgtctgttactcgatccagcattaccgcgactttcgaccctttcaatagaattgccgctaattttccctgatagaggcccaaattccctgagtcttccctgactttttccagactactcaaaatccctgagaattcccggttttcccggttggtagacaccctgagaaacatttcgttttgtagtatactgtctgcaagcagacgacagacgAGGGAACTAAACATCCGGGGAGTTCAAaacttgccgattggctgctctctccgcctcgttctcagaaattttgcatactgccactttatgacgttgcagcaaccgaacagaacgcgtgtCGAACAAAGGCCTTCGACCGCGGCCTTGATTTTCGTTGCGTCATCGAAGTCGTCCTGTTCCaagccgccacagcgccaatcgTAGGCGGCGCACATGTACCCCGTTATCGCCGGCGTGCCAAAAGGAAGCGCGGAAACCTGCACGCTTTCCGCCACGGAggaacgcgcatgcgcgcagcaGTCGGTCTTGACGACAGGGTTGCGACGCCAGAAGGCAAGGAGGGCCGTTTCGCCACGCGTTCGCCTGCTCTGCATTGTACGTTGCGGCCGAGTGCACGTGACAACGGAAAAAGCCCAGTGCATATGCATCCGCTGCTGCGGAATCGGCGGTAGATGTATGGGACGGCTGTCGCCTACGATAACGAAGCAATTCTTCCTCGCCGCGTTACGAAAGTCAAGGTGAGATAAGTGCTGCCCATTCTACGCGACAGTGCGTGCAGGGCTGATTTTATCTCTCATTGACGCTTACCTGGGCGAAGTGTCTGACACCACCCAGCAGCGATAAGCTCGGTAAAGAAAGCCACCACGCTCTTGTGCGAGCGTAGGATTCGTGCCCGAAGACGCCGCCATGCCGGATCGTGGACCGGGACGGGTGCATCGTTTTCGCGACCACGTCGTTGCCGGCGTCAACTGGCGACTGACGCGGTTCGTCGACGATGTTCCCAGTTCACGTGTGTGCAGCCTCTGCCGCATGATCCCAAAACAGACGGTGCTGTTGCCGTGCGGTCACGCTCTGTGCCAATCTTGCCACGCAGGCAGTCTCGAAGGGAGCTTTCAGCAGTGTCCATTGGATCAAGTGCAATTCGAAGAAGCGGAATGCGGGGGTTATGAATTCCCTAGCAGAACAGCGAACACCATGAAGGTGAGgagaaaagaaacaatttctgCCACTTATActcgggagagggggggggggggggggtaagtatGCATTAGTATTCGTATAATTCACGCGGCGGCGTATCTGCACTCCTAACGATTAGTGTCCCTTTTACTATTGCCGAACAGTAGTACAAAAATTCACCCTGACTAAATTTTACTTTTTAGCGTCTATCACAACTAACACAATAGAACAACACAAACTCACTCTAGGCTCATGCGAAATATTCTGTTGAAACTCGGTATCTGCTTATTTCTTAGTGTCACAGATAAgagagaaatacaaaaaaagCAATACTTTGAGATGTGCGACGTCACACTGACATTTTGGGGTCGTCGTTTCTACGCTAAATTCAAAGGGAAGCTGGTGATAATTAATCACTTCAGTGACAATTCAGTGATAATTCAGTGATAGTTACTCACTTTCTATTCAAACATTATTCTTTTCCTTGAAATTCGCACTGAACCATACGAAAACGAAGTTGGCTTCACTGCATAATAAATTCACTAGTTATTCTTCTAAAAGATGGTATTGCTTCTGAAAATATATtgtttcttcaattttttttactttaggacaTTATTCCTCATCAGTATCTACCCCGCCCCTCCCTCGCAACCGCCCTacattgtaaaataatttacacgctTAAAGGTGAAATGTGTCTACAGCCCACACACGTCGAGTGTCCGTTATATAAATAACACCCCTAGGGTGTCAGTTATAGACACacttacaccctttttcacttttaagggtgtaaattattttacggtGTATAACAGTTATCTTGGCCCGTAGTGGGCGACCCCATTTCTTTGAGGAGCAAGCTAGCAAGCGAAAATGAGACGGTGGTGTCCACTGCACAAGAATGCTGCTGTCCCCGTAGATGAGTTCGGAGCTGCAAGAATATTTAAAGAGTGGGCGTATTTCTCCTCGATTCTCGCTTATGAAGGCTGACTCTTGTGTGAGAGTAGCTGTCTTGCGATTTAGAAGCATAATTAAGTGATTCCCTTTGACCTAGTGTTCGTGTTTGATGCATCTTTAACGTTTAGACAGCGGCTGATACTGCCGGTTGATTTTGAGCATAGCGTATACACTGGTTCACACCGGACTTCAGGTAGAGGAACAGCGTCGTCCACTCTTAGGCttaacacggctcaccgtggccgcgctccgcggggcgccagtgcaACCGGCGAGGCGCATGCGCACACGGACCTCggggaggcgcttcgcgtcgtctgccagagctattcttttttattttttgttgtttaacttaggtaggatattaggcagtataatagcaagagcttggtgtcgCAACCCACCGCACGGTTCCAAAGGggcactcataacatccatccatccatccacacagCGCTGGAGCTCTGGCTTTGCTGCAAAGCACGCTTCGCTGGACCCACAGGTGACTGAGTGCCAGAGGCGGCGTcgcgggaaggcgcacttcatTGACTGGAGCATTTTCCAGATGGTTCGGTCTACAGCTCGCGAACAGCCTGCTTAGTCAATACACGTTACCATGAACgagcttctcaccacataaatcacaTATCGTGTTTTTTCTAactgatgagggtaaaaatacagtcgttcttttcgcgctctttattaggctggggctgttttgtttttctctcacAGCACTTGGTGCAGTGCATACCGAGAAACCTATTAGGCGGGCTCTTCTTGGTTGGAGTCATCACGTGATGAGCCTAGCACGCCGTTTCGCGCATGTCTTGATGCTCGAACGAATTCGCTTAATTGACTTAAAAAAGCGACCGAAACCCGCTATAAATTTCGCAGCAACTTAGAGAGCGATTTTTCAATCACGTATCATCATGTTTGCCATGGATTttaccattaaggagggcaataATGTTATTTCGACAGCAACTAAGTGATATCCGCTGCTTCGCGACTCAACTATTGACACGTTAATGTCGCTCGTAGGAGGGCATGGAGCGCTATACGCGATGTAGAAAAGTGCCCTCCCCGGCATAGCAACTAATTTGTCTTTACtcccccttttcatctttctacatcctataaaaaaacaaaattcagttttgttgtcACAGTTTGGGCAAAATCACAGAAGCGGTGCCGGTCCTTTGACGGCTACTTGACGCGAGAAGTCGCATTCTCATTTAGAGGAATAATCGGTGAATTATTTGATTACGTTGATTAGGTCAAGTAAAACATGTGAcgcctacgttttttttttggttgtttgttttttttttctccttggagcATTCGCATGCACGCCGCATGCGAATGCTGTTTCTGTCCGTATTGAATACGTAATTGGAGGGGAAAATCTATAATCTAAGTGTCTGTTTTCTGGCTTGAGTTACGTCTTGCCGGGTAATTAAGTCATTATTcgcttctatttcatttcagtacttcGTCGGAATAGGCCGTGTGCATATTCTCACTAGCATATAATTTGTTAATTGCGCGTTATAAGGTACGAAGCGACACATTGCCTCTGCGATACGTCATAGAGGTGGGCATCGGATAAATTTGGAGAGTAGGAGGAAttgatttctttcctttttttctctcttttaggGGGCAGGAGGGGGGCTGGGCAGAGTGGGTAAAACCCAAATGCAGACAAGCGATGCAGTTGCCGTCCTGGGGAAGTGGCCGGTCCGTGTGTTGGACGAACGCGGCCACGATAATGAAACCGGCGGTCCTGTGGCCGGCCCGGTGTCACCTGCCAACAGCATGCCGGTGGTCGTCAAACGGGCTCGCCATTTGCAAAAGCCAAGCCAGATTGCTGTAGTCGGGCCAGTCTACTTTCTGACCATGGGCGTCAGCCCGATCTACCGCCCAGCACTCCCCTCtcccccctttattttttttgcttaggtCATGGTATGCCCCATCTTAGCTTAATATGGTGATGCGGAGTAGCCAACGGCTACTCAACTGAGTGACCGGCCGCTCACGAGTTAAAGATTCTGGGATGACTCGTCAAATCTAAAGACACCAGAGGTGTTTCCCTTAAACGCATTTCTTTTGACTTGCATGATGAATTGCATTTTGTTCGGTTACTGATTGCCATGGCACTTCGGCGATAAAAATGCTGTCAGAGTGCAGGATAATTTCATTTCCCCGGTGAACTTTCGGAAACTAGTCATGTCCCGGGTaccggaaaaaagaaagatgacacaTTGTAGATCTCTGCCTACAAAACTATTCTCAACGCGTTATATCAGAGATGACAAAAAGGCCACTGAAAACTGAATAGGCGCCCAAGCTTACAAGAAGGATGGAAGAATTGCGGATGTTCCCCTTAAAGCTCGGCAAACAGTGACCACTGAAGCTGAATACATGAGCATTGTTGAGCAAGTGAGCAATACATGAGCAAATTAACAACAGCCTCAGGTTGGGCGACGTCTCTGACATGACTATCATGCGTCGCCTCTGCGCCtcagcctaataaagagcgcgaaaaaattactgtatttttaccctcatcacttataaaaaaacacgcaaaatGATTTATGTGGCCAGAAGCTCGTTTCTGGTAATGAATATTGactaagcaggctgttcacaagctgtataccgaaccagctggaaaatgctccagttagtgaagtgcgccttcccgcgACGCCGCCTCTGGCACTCAGTCACCTGTGGGTCCAGCGAAGCGTGCTTTGCAGCAAAGCCAgagctccagcgctgtagcagacgacgcgaagcgcctccccgaggcccgtgtgcgcatgcgccgcttcgcttcgttgcgccgccgcgccggacgcactggcgccccgcggagcgcggccacggtgagccgtcttcaccctaagagtggacggaACTGTACGTTCTAAACGTTGGGGACAGGGATGCAACGGGCCTTTAGTAAAAATGTTTTGTCGTCCAAAAATCGTAATGTAtggtttgtttattttatttcctcTTAAGGTATACTGCTGGAACGAAGCTCACGGCTGCGAGTACACGGGCACCATGGATTGCATGCTGGAACACTACGAGAACGAGTGCACATTTCACACCGTGGAATGTTTGCGATACGGCGAGGGAGTCCAGCACAGCGACCTGGCTACGCACTACGCGGCCGGATGCAGTGCCGGTGCTTCTGCCGCGATCACGCAGTCCTCGGAGCATACAGCATTGACCCTTGCAGACGTGAACGCTGCCCTTGAAGACGTGAAGGCGATGCTGGGATGTCTCAACCACGACCAGCTGCTGCCAGTGATTCAGAGTCAGCTGAATGAGCTTACGGAGCAAGCCAGAAACCAGGAAGGCAGGTTAGCTGGTATCACTCGCGAGCTCGGAGCATGCGAGAACAACTTAAAGGGCGAGATGGCTCAAATCGCCGCCACGATTTCGTCGACCGTGTCCCATCAACTCACATCTCAGCAAAATCCATTGGAGCAAGCCAGCAGGTCGAGGTCGCTGTCGTTGCTCTCGGGACAGGCACTGATACTTCGAAAGTTAGAAGGTTTAGCGTACCTGGAAAACTGGCGGCAAACTTCCCCGAACCCTGATTTCGGCCGCGTCATTGCTCATTGTAAGACTTTGTACAGTGACGTTCGGCATTTGACCAGTGCACTGTGGACACCCGCGCGGATTGAAGAAATTATGGGTGCGAGTTATCTGCTGACCCTGGAAAACTGTGAGGAAATCATTGAGTGGCGGGGAGGCTTAAAACAGTTTGCCGAGATTACGGTGTGGCACATGAGGGACACGTACTTTACGATTGCCGTTTCGAAGGACGGCGCTACTCCTGCATCTCCCCTCATTGTGGAGATCGAGTTTAACGGGATGCTGGTGGACTCCAAGTGTTGGCCGCCTTTCTGGAgcgtggacgcggtgcatccagAAGAAGTATTCAGTCAACGTTCGTTGACTCCCGGTCGCAAGCTTTGTTTCTGCAGGCGCAGTGATCCCCCATTGCTGCACGTCCACCTCCGATTTACTACAGATTTTGCCTCGCTGGAAAACGGCGGCTGCCTCCGAGACGGTAAGGTAGCGTTCCGTATCTCGCTAAGCGATACAGATGTGGACGGTGGGATCAGGGGAGCACCCTAACGTTCGTCATCGCAGAATGTGCACTGCACCGGAGAATCCTCCTTGCCACTTCGGAAAATGTGTCACATGAGCTTAACGATTTTTTGATGCCCTTTCTACTAAATAAAGTGAGCTttgcgaaatttctttttttaaatttgctaTCCTTTGTAACTGTCAACCTATTGTTTTCTTACTCTACTGGCCGTTCACTTTGATTGTTTCTTGTGCTAATACAGTTTTTGTTGCGAAATCTTGTGCTCCTAGAGTGGTTTCTGACCTCACGACGTTCACCCCGATACTTTTCTCTCGATTATTGCGGTGCGGCTGTTAAAGCGATTGATTTCAAAGCGACGTTCGCGTTTGATACTACGCTGTAGTACCACGCATTGTGCCGTGTCCGAAATGCACGCCCAATGGTAATGcatcgcatttattttttttatttattcttatatttatttatttatttatttatttatttatttatttatttatttatttatttatttatttatttattgtaccttcaaggcccgaaggcgttgcAGAAGGGAGTGTAACAaaatacagagcatgtgcagataacagggtataataaaaaaattagaaagcgcggattaacaaaagtattcttcaatagtagttctaaaagcagatgtatcaGTTATGTTAACAATTTAGGCCGGCAGATCATACCATTCATTGATATTTTTAGGAATATATGAATTAAAAAAATAGGTTCGTGCGACAGTGTGAAACGCTCAATTTATGGCGATGGTCAGTACGCGATTATGTGTATACAGGTTCGCACAAAAGTTCACTTTTTAATTCCGgattgtaataataaattttgtgcagcaatgataagcgtgctaacttcctACGGGATGAGGGGAGAGGGAGGTTTAAAGAATAGTTAGTAACAAtgaaacgtgcgctacgatgttgtataaagtctatttcatttgttaagcaaTCCAAACCACCAATACAGAAGAGGCATGTTCAAGcttaggacgtattagtgttttgtgTAGAAGTAGCCTTACTTAGCGGTTGCCGTAGAGAAATTGTGACGGAGGTAACCAAGCGTACGGTTAGCATCGTTAGCGATGTGGTTTATGCGTGTTTGCCAGGAAAAATTAgatgttatgtggacgcctaagCATTTATAGGAACTGATTTCTTCGAGTACATAGTTCTTCAAGTGACAGTTGGATAGGTTAGACGAAGCAGTATTGCAGGAAATCCTCATTACTTTGCACTTTCGGCTGCAAAGTCGCATTTTACAAGTGTCGCACCGGTTAGTTACCTTGTCTAGATCAGATTGTAGCTTTAGAGCGTCAGAATTTGATGACATTACTctataaatgacacaatcgtctgcaagtAACCTTATGGAGGACGCTACACAGTTAGGCAAATTATAattataaatgagaaaaagcaaggGTCCGAGAACAGAACCTTGCGACATACCGGAACAGACAGCACAAAGCGAAGAGTGAAATTGTTAGCTAAGACAAATTGTGCTCTATTGGATAAGAAGTGTTCAGTCCATGAGATATTACGGTCAATGTtgagtgtatttaattttagACAACGTAATTCGTGAGAGacgagatcaaatgctttagaaaagtctaagaagatggCGTCAATATGAAATCCATTATCCAGCGCGGCACCAATTTCATGTTTAAATGAAATAAGTTGAGTATCACAGGA comes from Dermacentor andersoni chromosome 9, qqDerAnde1_hic_scaffold, whole genome shotgun sequence and encodes:
- the LOC126526419 gene encoding uncharacterized protein, yielding MPDRGPGRVHRFRDHVVAGVNWRLTRFVDDVPSSRVCSLCRMIPKQTVLLPCGHALCQSCHAGSLEGSFQQCPLDQVQFEEAECGGYEFPSRTANTMKVYCWNEAHGCEYTGTMDCMLEHYENECTFHTVECLRYGEGVQHSDLATHYAAGCSAGASAAITQSSEHTALTLADVNAALEDVKAMLGCLNHDQLLPVIQSQLNELTEQARNQEGRLAGITRELGACENNLKGEMAQIAATISSTVSHQLTSQQNPLEQASRSRSLSLLSGQALILRKLEGLAYLENWRQTSPNPDFGRVIAHCKTLYSDVRHLTSALWTPARIEEIMGASYLLTLENCEEIIEWRGGLKQFAEITVWHMRDTYFTIAVSKDGATPASPLIVEIEFNGMLVDSKCWPPFWSVDAVHPEEVFSQRSLTPGRKLCFCRRSDPPLLHVHLRFTTDFASLENGGCLRDGKVAFRISLSDTDVDGGIRGAP